From a region of the Methanoculleus receptaculi genome:
- the rfbB gene encoding dTDP-glucose 4,6-dehydratase, protein MTMLVTGGAGFIGSNFIRHMLTEHPDTRIVNLDALTYAGNLENLRDVAGNPNYTFVHGDICDPGAVAAVFQNHPIETVVHFAAESHVDRSISDGSTFVRTNVLGTFTLLDCARKHGVRRFIHISTDEVYGSTREGSFAETDNLNPSSPYSSSKAASDLLARSFFITHGLPVIVTRCTNNYGPYQFPEKLIPFFTTNLLQGKKVPVYGTGRNVRDWLYVIDHCRAIDFILQHGEPGEIYNIGGGAEMTNLEITRKILELLGEDESMIEYVPDRKGHDFRYSLDFGKLRKLGWKPAYRFDDALEATVKWYVENEWWWRPLKGRSP, encoded by the coding sequence ATGACGATGCTTGTCACCGGCGGCGCGGGGTTCATAGGCAGCAACTTCATCCGCCACATGTTAACCGAGCACCCCGATACAAGAATCGTCAACCTTGACGCACTGACCTACGCCGGGAATCTGGAGAATCTCCGGGACGTTGCTGGCAACCCGAACTACACCTTTGTCCATGGCGACATCTGCGACCCCGGCGCGGTAGCGGCCGTCTTCCAGAATCACCCGATCGAGACCGTCGTCCACTTCGCCGCGGAGAGCCACGTCGACCGCTCAATCTCGGACGGCTCCACCTTTGTGCGGACGAATGTCCTCGGGACATTCACCCTGCTCGACTGCGCGCGCAAACACGGCGTCCGGCGGTTCATCCATATCTCGACCGACGAGGTCTATGGAAGCACCCGCGAGGGCTCGTTTGCAGAGACCGACAACCTGAACCCCTCCAGCCCCTACTCCTCGAGCAAGGCTGCATCCGACCTCCTTGCCCGGTCGTTCTTCATCACTCATGGCCTTCCTGTGATCGTCACCCGCTGCACCAACAACTATGGCCCCTACCAGTTCCCAGAGAAGCTGATCCCGTTCTTTACGACCAACCTCCTTCAGGGCAAGAAGGTCCCCGTCTACGGAACCGGCAGAAACGTCCGTGACTGGCTATACGTCATCGACCACTGCCGGGCGATCGACTTCATCCTCCAGCACGGTGAACCGGGTGAGATCTACAACATCGGCGGCGGTGCCGAGATGACGAACCTCGAGATCACCCGGAAGATCCTCGAACTCCTCGGTGAAGACGAGTCGATGATCGAGTATGTCCCTGACCGGAAAGGCCATGACTTCCGCTACTCGCTTGACTTCGGGAAACTCCGTAAACTCGGCTGGAAACCGGCGTATCGGTTCGACGACGCCCTCGAGGCGACGGTCAAGTGGTACGTGGAGAACGAGTGGTGGTGGCGGCCGCTGAAGGGGCGGTCGCCATGA
- a CDS encoding RNA-guided endonuclease InsQ/TnpB family protein yields the protein MIVSYKYRAYPDATTEVRLNAALDTCRWLYNKLLEECNTARENGISPTMQGMQARIVTLKEENPALKDVYSKVLQMVNYTLWSNIAALSQTKKRGRKIGKLRFKSAARYRTLNYNQSGFKIDREHSSITFSKIGTIPFNMHRPYTGKVKGVLITRSGDRWYVIIQTEQEVYKSKREGQSVGIDLGLDSFAVDSDGAVIENPRFYEHSLGRIKKIQRSLARKQRFSKNWKKAKRKLEKVYDHVTNQKNDFLHKLSRQYVDTYATICVEDLNIKYLKENGKSRGLRRSIHSASWGRFYSYLSYKAESAGTELVKVDPRDTTQMCSNCGSIVKKTLSERVHECPYCGFVADRDYNAAVNIHRVGMEQPFEPVEPRPLHHISVVQVLAMKQEAPPERRGVVHLYHARRVYGQSDRQIPGKKVDAPDHPRTLQGGELHPPVHRGEGASPRDHSEGSLGQVEGT from the coding sequence ATGATCGTTTCCTACAAGTACCGAGCGTATCCCGATGCAACCACTGAAGTTCGGCTGAATGCCGCGCTCGATACCTGTAGGTGGCTCTACAACAAACTTCTCGAAGAATGCAACACGGCACGAGAGAATGGAATCTCTCCGACGATGCAAGGAATGCAGGCGCGGATCGTCACGCTGAAAGAGGAGAATCCTGCACTCAAGGACGTGTACTCTAAAGTGCTCCAGATGGTCAACTATACCCTCTGGAGCAACATCGCTGCACTCTCGCAGACAAAGAAGAGAGGACGGAAGATCGGCAAACTCCGATTCAAGAGTGCAGCCCGATACCGGACGCTCAATTATAATCAGTCGGGTTTCAAGATCGATCGCGAGCATAGTTCGATTACGTTCTCGAAGATCGGAACGATTCCGTTCAACATGCACCGACCCTACACCGGGAAGGTGAAGGGTGTCCTGATCACCCGTTCCGGCGATAGATGGTATGTGATCATTCAGACAGAGCAGGAGGTCTACAAGTCAAAGCGTGAAGGGCAGTCTGTCGGTATCGATCTCGGGTTGGATTCGTTTGCGGTCGATAGTGACGGTGCAGTGATCGAGAACCCCAGGTTCTATGAACATTCTCTGGGCAGGATCAAGAAGATCCAGCGGAGTCTTGCCCGGAAACAACGGTTCTCGAAAAACTGGAAGAAGGCAAAAAGGAAACTGGAGAAGGTCTATGATCATGTCACCAACCAGAAGAACGATTTCCTGCACAAACTCTCCCGTCAGTACGTTGACACCTATGCGACGATCTGTGTTGAAGACCTGAATATCAAGTATTTGAAAGAGAACGGCAAATCTCGTGGGCTCCGGAGAAGTATCCACAGTGCGTCGTGGGGACGATTTTATTCTTACCTCTCGTACAAGGCTGAAAGTGCTGGTACGGAACTCGTCAAAGTCGATCCCCGCGACACGACACAGATGTGTTCGAACTGTGGAAGCATCGTGAAAAAGACGCTCTCCGAGAGAGTCCACGAATGCCCATACTGTGGGTTTGTTGCCGATAGAGATTACAATGCTGCGGTAAATATCCACCGCGTGGGGATGGAACAGCCCTTTGAGCCTGTGGAGCCAAGACCTCTACATCACATCTCTGTGGTGCAAGTGTTGGCCATGAAGCAGGAAGCCCCGCCCGAGAGGCGCGGGGTAGTTCACCTATACCATGCACGCCGAGTGTACGGTCAATCAGACCGTCAAATACCTGGGAAGAAAGTGGACGCTCCTGATCATCCTCGAACTCTACAAGGGGGAGAACTACACCCGCCGGTTCACCGAGGTGAAGGAGCATCTCCCAGGGATCACAGCGAAGGTTCTCTCGGCCAGGTTGAAGGAACTTGA
- a CDS encoding dTDP-4-dehydrorhamnose 3,5-epimerase family protein, translating to MKNDIDGAKIKKLNVIPDERGWLMEILRCDDEIFERFGQVYCTTAYPGVVKAWHYHKKQTDNFTCVHGMMKVALYDAREDSPTYKSLMELFVGEKNPILVSVPAGVYHGFKAIGTETAFFVSIPTLPYNYNEPDEFRLPPDTPEIPYDWGLAPGLKHG from the coding sequence ATGAAAAACGATATCGACGGCGCCAAGATCAAGAAACTCAACGTCATCCCCGACGAGCGCGGCTGGCTGATGGAGATCCTCCGCTGCGACGACGAGATCTTTGAGCGGTTCGGTCAGGTCTACTGCACGACAGCCTACCCTGGCGTCGTCAAGGCCTGGCACTACCACAAGAAACAGACCGACAACTTCACCTGCGTCCACGGAATGATGAAGGTCGCGCTCTACGACGCCCGCGAGGACTCCCCTACCTACAAGAGCCTCATGGAACTCTTCGTCGGCGAGAAGAACCCGATCCTCGTCAGCGTCCCGGCCGGTGTCTATCACGGGTTTAAGGCCATCGGCACAGAGACAGCGTTCTTCGTGAGCATCCCGACCCTGCCCTACAACTACAACGAGCCCGACGAGTTCCGGCTGCCGCCGGACACCCCCGAGATCCCCTACGACTGGGGGCTTGCCCCGGGACTTAAACACGGATGA
- a CDS encoding glycosyltransferase family 2 protein → MPHVAIVILNWNGWADTIQCIESIRRLSTSSYDIIVVDNNSSDSSIENIRRYCEGAGMSGNTPIHLFEVFEDEINQTGLDPSSYYGEEPGRRMILIKNHDNYGYARGNNIGIRFALNALKPDYILVLNNDVIIEDTEMLNKLLDTMNKDGRIGAVSPILMSTNGEVQRACTRNLPDFLDFIFVHTFIGQRLIKENRIWKRHFDYDYPFDRPAEFGVLPGSCILFRRQAITEIGLFDENTFLYWEEFIIGCKLATRGWKSVLCPDAEAIHKGESCIKNLNLKSWARYWSIKSELYYLKNYTSQNQFKMAVIKAVLFLESTLAIIDTILKGKRSKFDREYELKIISTICGNTGNKNG, encoded by the coding sequence ATGCCTCATGTTGCAATCGTAATTTTAAATTGGAACGGATGGGCGGATACGATTCAATGCATTGAATCCATTCGCCGACTATCCACCTCCAGCTACGATATCATAGTGGTCGATAACAACTCGAGCGATAGTTCGATCGAGAATATTCGACGCTACTGTGAGGGGGCAGGCATGTCTGGAAATACTCCAATCCATCTATTCGAGGTCTTCGAAGATGAGATAAACCAGACAGGACTGGATCCTTCGTCTTACTATGGAGAGGAACCAGGGCGGAGGATGATCCTGATTAAAAACCATGACAATTATGGTTATGCTCGGGGCAACAACATAGGCATTCGATTTGCCCTGAACGCCCTCAAACCCGATTATATCCTCGTCCTGAACAACGATGTGATTATTGAAGACACAGAGATGCTTAACAAACTCCTCGACACTATGAATAAAGATGGCCGTATCGGGGCCGTGAGTCCGATTCTCATGTCCACAAATGGTGAGGTGCAGAGGGCGTGTACAAGGAATTTGCCTGATTTTCTTGATTTCATATTTGTCCACACGTTTATCGGTCAGCGGTTAATAAAGGAGAACCGGATCTGGAAACGACACTTCGACTACGACTATCCTTTTGATCGACCGGCTGAGTTCGGCGTTCTGCCAGGTTCATGCATTCTCTTCAGACGTCAGGCAATTACCGAGATAGGTCTCTTTGATGAGAATACCTTCCTTTACTGGGAGGAGTTTATCATCGGATGTAAACTTGCCACTCGTGGCTGGAAGTCGGTGTTATGTCCCGATGCCGAAGCCATTCACAAGGGTGAATCCTGCATAAAGAACCTGAACTTGAAGAGCTGGGCAAGATACTGGTCGATCAAGAGCGAACTTTACTACCTGAAGAACTACACATCACAAAATCAATTCAAAATGGCCGTTATTAAAGCGGTTCTCTTCCTGGAGTCAACTTTAGCCATCATCGATACGATACTTAAGGGCAAGAGGAGCAAATTTGACCGGGAGTATGAACTGAAAATTATCTCAACCATATGTGGGAATACAGGTAACAAAAATGGGTAA
- a CDS encoding ATP-binding protein codes for MDEKLQIALESQNPWWFGKEFETGVERLSFFPSLMQYLDAPEVLLLIGARRTGKSTLLYQIISSLLGRGVPGRAILFITMDEPLLLSMADDPWLIRRIVEDHLARHPGLERLYLCIDEVQHYPSWVPTIKTLYDTKSTVKCILTGSTSSLLRQDSSRLLSGRYFSCTVYPLSFPEFLRIQGILNPTIIEKRHYFEMYLKYGGFPRVVLEKDEDLKMQILKNYYETIYLKDIIYPNRVRKNSEVTDLLYYLISNAGNAVSYNQIARTLNIAPDTVREYIEYAGNAFLLYPLMKFDYSVKKQVANPKKIYFVDPGLINAVAFAFSENRGRLLENIVFIALMKKYGDIFYHRDRYECDFLVRSGRTIVQAVQVTQSLQDDATRQREMRGLLEAMDAHGLDEGTIVTASESAETTVDGRAVHTVPIAEWLEEL; via the coding sequence ATGGATGAAAAACTGCAGATCGCACTCGAGAGCCAGAACCCCTGGTGGTTCGGAAAAGAGTTCGAAACCGGCGTTGAACGGCTTTCTTTCTTTCCCTCCCTGATGCAGTATCTTGATGCACCGGAGGTGCTCCTCCTCATCGGCGCGCGCAGGACAGGGAAGTCGACGCTACTGTACCAGATCATCAGTTCCCTTCTCGGAAGAGGTGTGCCTGGCAGGGCTATCCTCTTCATCACCATGGACGAACCACTCCTCCTCTCGATGGCAGACGACCCCTGGCTGATCCGTCGCATCGTCGAGGACCATCTCGCACGTCATCCCGGTCTCGAACGGCTCTATCTCTGCATCGACGAGGTCCAGCACTACCCCTCCTGGGTGCCTACCATCAAGACCCTCTATGACACGAAGAGTACGGTCAAATGCATCCTGACCGGCTCCACATCCTCGCTGCTCAGGCAGGATAGCAGTCGCCTCCTCTCCGGCAGGTATTTTTCCTGTACCGTGTACCCTCTCTCGTTCCCTGAATTTCTCCGCATTCAGGGCATTCTAAACCCGACAATCATCGAGAAGAGGCATTATTTTGAGATGTACCTGAAATACGGCGGTTTCCCCCGGGTGGTCCTTGAAAAAGACGAAGACCTGAAGATGCAGATCCTCAAAAACTACTACGAGACGATCTATCTCAAGGACATCATCTATCCAAACAGGGTGCGGAAGAACAGTGAGGTTACAGACCTGCTCTATTACCTCATATCAAATGCCGGGAACGCCGTCTCGTACAACCAGATTGCCAGGACTCTCAATATCGCACCAGATACGGTGAGGGAGTACATCGAGTACGCCGGGAACGCGTTTCTCCTCTACCCTCTGATGAAGTTCGATTATTCCGTTAAAAAACAGGTTGCAAACCCAAAAAAGATCTATTTCGTGGATCCCGGCCTGATAAACGCAGTTGCATTTGCATTCTCCGAAAATCGTGGAAGACTCCTGGAAAACATCGTCTTCATCGCCCTGATGAAGAAGTACGGCGACATCTTCTACCACCGGGACCGCTACGAGTGCGACTTCCTGGTCAGGTCAGGCCGGACGATTGTCCAGGCCGTCCAGGTGACGCAGTCCCTGCAGGACGACGCTACGAGGCAGCGGGAGATGCGCGGCCTTCTCGAGGCGATGGACGCACACGGCCTTGACGAAGGAACGATCGTCACTGCGTCGGAATCGGCGGAGACGACCGTCGACGGGCGGGCCGTCCACACTGTCCCGATCGCTGAATGGCTGGAAGAACTGTGA
- a CDS encoding winged helix-turn-helix transcriptional regulator — protein sequence MIILELYKGENYTRRFTEVKEHLPGITAKVLSARLKELEEEGLVEKMVDAGSVPVRSEYTLTGSGLGLVEVIREIKRWALRWKIDNLACGAQDCHDCVL from the coding sequence CTGATCATCCTCGAACTCTACAAGGGGGAGAACTACACCCGCCGGTTCACCGAGGTGAAGGAGCATCTCCCAGGGATCACAGCGAAGGTTCTCTCGGCCAGGTTGAAGGAACTTGAGGAGGAAGGTCTCGTTGAGAAGATGGTCGACGCAGGATCTGTCCCCGTCAGAAGCGAGTACACGCTCACCGGGAGCGGGCTTGGGCTCGTTGAGGTGATCAGGGAGATCAAGCGGTGGGCGCTCAGGTGGAAGATCGATAACCTTGCGTGTGGGGCACAGGACTGTCATGATTGTGTGCTGTGA
- a CDS encoding class I SAM-dependent methyltransferase, with protein MSKKELYMDKEAGYFSNVRWDVISLIPKGEHRILEVGCGEGNTLIKLRELQKAGEIVGMELNEEILQDNINMLDAALIGDVEEIELTFEEGYFDYIIFADVLEHLVNPADVLKRYAPYLKDTGYVIASIPNVKNYRVLLDLVLYDKFEYADSGILDRSHLRFFTRREIRNLFTRAGLNIVSIQSGFGGGHLGNLDRRLNNSLGKYLPGASFLTVQYLVRATMGKNSAALS; from the coding sequence ATGTCTAAAAAAGAGCTGTATATGGATAAGGAGGCTGGTTATTTTTCCAATGTACGCTGGGATGTCATCTCTTTAATCCCGAAGGGCGAACATAGAATTCTCGAAGTGGGGTGTGGGGAGGGAAACACACTGATCAAACTGCGGGAACTACAGAAAGCTGGAGAGATCGTTGGGATGGAGTTAAACGAAGAGATCTTACAGGATAATATTAACATGCTTGACGCTGCTCTGATCGGAGACGTAGAAGAGATTGAACTAACATTCGAAGAGGGTTACTTTGATTACATTATCTTTGCTGACGTTCTGGAGCACCTTGTGAACCCTGCAGACGTCCTGAAAAGATATGCCCCCTATCTCAAGGACACAGGATACGTAATTGCGAGTATACCCAACGTTAAGAATTACCGGGTGCTGCTGGATCTGGTATTGTATGACAAGTTTGAGTACGCTGATAGTGGGATACTGGATCGTTCACACCTTCGCTTTTTCACGCGAAGGGAGATACGTAACCTGTTTACCCGGGCCGGTTTGAATATCGTATCGATACAATCCGGATTCGGGGGTGGACACCTTGGCAATCTTGACAGGCGCCTGAATAACTCACTGGGTAAATACCTGCCTGGAGCATCGTTCCTGACTGTCCAGTACCTTGTCAGGGCTACCATGGGGAAGAACAGCGCAGCGTTATCCTGA
- a CDS encoding DUF6398 domain-containing protein has product MTSKVSPGTCLLCRAPVTKRKALKHGTECLQASGWPIGEEPSLLIMIQGRYHKEYWLVVLARHDARLGDLDQLIRDVWVECCEHLSSFRIGGATYDSDAERFTNDMNVPLSHLIAPGSTFTYDYDFGSPTSLDLKVIGETSVAPRDGPLCLIARNDRPIIPCDLCGGEAELALNDFDEDFQHYYCRECLSSTEYDPDRVDLIANSPRNGVCGYAEDAITALHWYPPGWSADEIVPEEPGELLDEIPLDDETEVNAAMAAVIQDIGPDINEFVEAERAAYGEGIACMAGDTVMAFCSFMYIVYKVKIDAWDALSVQRCLVDELSQNPIFPEDWPENAVPILCRFLTHMEASGHLINASELIAALKEAEPAFQKAATSPEKGQAIFKFILMKAEEAGVDTDDLDAFFNFAVRELVEMAGFDLDNEEVQKELSNLLEGRTPEALAGNIRAAMIFERCEDFCQRFPDNTILEHCRRIVKDLFDHPAAPLARGDAVLWSAAIVYAACQDEDLIRPGRGAPPLGQEISSFFGVERPSIRNKARAMRAFLPD; this is encoded by the coding sequence ATGACATCAAAGGTCTCACCCGGTACCTGCCTGCTCTGCAGGGCTCCCGTAACAAAACGGAAGGCCCTTAAACACGGCACGGAATGCCTTCAGGCGTCGGGCTGGCCCATCGGAGAGGAACCTTCGCTCCTCATCATGATACAGGGGCGGTACCATAAGGAATACTGGCTGGTGGTTCTCGCACGACACGACGCCCGGCTTGGAGATCTCGACCAGCTGATCCGCGATGTGTGGGTGGAGTGTTGCGAGCATCTCAGTTCCTTCCGGATCGGCGGGGCCACATACGACTCGGACGCCGAGCGTTTTACAAACGACATGAATGTCCCTCTCTCGCACCTCATCGCTCCGGGCAGCACGTTCACCTATGACTACGACTTCGGCTCCCCCACATCGCTGGACCTGAAGGTGATCGGGGAGACGTCCGTTGCCCCGAGGGACGGCCCGCTCTGCCTGATCGCGCGGAACGACCGGCCAATTATCCCCTGCGACCTCTGCGGCGGCGAGGCCGAACTTGCCCTGAACGATTTTGACGAGGATTTCCAACATTATTACTGCCGTGAATGCCTCTCATCGACCGAATACGATCCCGACCGTGTAGACCTCATTGCCAACTCTCCGAGAAACGGCGTCTGTGGCTATGCCGAGGACGCCATCACCGCACTCCACTGGTATCCCCCGGGATGGAGCGCGGATGAGATCGTTCCCGAAGAACCGGGTGAGCTCCTGGATGAGATCCCGCTTGATGACGAAACCGAGGTGAACGCCGCGATGGCTGCCGTCATCCAGGATATCGGACCTGATATCAACGAGTTTGTTGAGGCGGAGAGGGCCGCATACGGAGAAGGAATTGCCTGTATGGCCGGGGATACCGTCATGGCCTTCTGTAGTTTCATGTATATCGTCTACAAAGTGAAGATCGATGCATGGGATGCCTTGTCCGTGCAGAGGTGCCTGGTCGATGAACTGTCGCAAAACCCGATCTTCCCGGAAGACTGGCCGGAGAACGCCGTCCCGATCCTCTGCCGGTTCCTGACGCATATGGAAGCATCCGGCCACCTCATAAACGCTTCTGAACTCATCGCCGCCCTCAAAGAAGCGGAACCCGCCTTTCAGAAAGCAGCCACGAGCCCGGAGAAAGGCCAGGCCATCTTCAAGTTTATCCTCATGAAAGCGGAGGAGGCAGGCGTCGACACGGACGACCTCGATGCATTCTTCAATTTCGCGGTGAGAGAACTCGTCGAGATGGCCGGGTTTGACCTCGACAACGAAGAGGTCCAGAAGGAACTCTCCAACCTGCTTGAGGGCAGAACACCGGAAGCGCTCGCCGGCAATATACGCGCCGCCATGATCTTTGAGAGGTGCGAGGACTTCTGCCAACGTTTTCCGGATAACACCATTCTGGAGCATTGCAGAAGGATCGTCAAGGACCTCTTCGATCATCCGGCCGCACCGCTCGCGCGAGGAGACGCGGTTCTCTGGAGTGCGGCGATCGTGTATGCAGCCTGCCAGGATGAGGATCTTATCCGGCCGGGAAGGGGTGCCCCTCCCCTCGGGCAGGAGATCAGTTCTTTCTTCGGCGTTGAGCGACCATCGATCCGGAACAAGGCGAGGGCGATGAGAGCGTTCCTTCCCGACTGA
- a CDS encoding HAD family hydrolase, with the protein MGNNNAPQPNPLTTLILDFDGVIVESIPMKTAAFRKVFSFAPPGHLDEIIAFHLDNGGMPRYDKFRHIYANILHEELTPEQEERLAAEYSGLTFDAMLTVPYVEGAEELLQDCSRRLPLYIVSATPEPEMQEIASRRGLTGYFRRIYGSPKTKAECIREILAETGASPGETLFVGDAPNDWEAACETGVRFVARIRPGDPNRFAGRPGVEVIVENLHQLREYLRGSVCSSRSRTP; encoded by the coding sequence ATGGGTAACAACAATGCACCGCAGCCTAACCCCCTCACCACCCTCATCCTGGACTTCGACGGCGTCATCGTCGAGTCCATCCCCATGAAGACCGCGGCGTTCAGGAAGGTCTTCTCCTTCGCGCCCCCCGGACACCTCGACGAGATCATCGCATTCCACCTCGATAACGGCGGGATGCCACGCTACGACAAGTTCCGCCACATCTACGCAAACATCCTCCACGAGGAACTGACTCCCGAGCAGGAGGAGCGGCTCGCAGCCGAGTACTCCGGGCTGACCTTTGATGCAATGCTCACCGTCCCATACGTCGAGGGAGCGGAGGAACTCCTGCAGGACTGCTCCCGGAGGCTCCCGCTCTACATCGTCTCCGCAACCCCGGAGCCCGAGATGCAGGAGATCGCCAGCCGCAGAGGGCTCACAGGATACTTCAGGCGGATATACGGCTCACCGAAGACGAAGGCCGAGTGCATCCGCGAGATCCTGGCCGAGACCGGCGCCTCGCCCGGTGAAACTCTCTTCGTCGGCGACGCCCCAAACGACTGGGAGGCGGCCTGCGAGACCGGGGTGCGGTTTGTGGCCCGCATCCGGCCCGGCGACCCGAACCGGTTTGCCGGGCGACCGGGGGTGGAGGTGATCGTGGAGAACCTTCATCAACTCCGGGAGTATCTACGGGGGAGCGTATGCTCATCCCGATCTCGTACCCCCTGA
- the rfbD gene encoding dTDP-4-dehydrorhamnose reductase, which translates to MAAAEGAVAMTFSNILILGAGGMLGHDLAAVFPGARLCGHKDLDITDEAAVKAYILDAKPDLVINAAAYTDVDGCEDDPGRAFAVNGDAPGYIAAACHEVGARLIHYSTDYVFDGSKTEYVESDEPRPINVYGASKLLGEQNIAREMDNYLIIRTSWLFGRHGKNFVETIRHLSRTNETIRVVTDQVGKPTYTMDLARKTAEIAECPPGIYHVTNDGVCSWYEFARAFAPNVVPCSSDEFPRKAKRPAYSVLVNTKTSPLRHWKEALEEYLNTTVNVP; encoded by the coding sequence GTGGCGGCCGCTGAAGGGGCGGTCGCCATGACCTTCTCGAATATCCTGATCCTCGGTGCCGGCGGCATGCTGGGGCACGACCTCGCGGCGGTCTTCCCCGGCGCCCGGCTCTGTGGGCATAAGGACCTCGACATAACCGACGAGGCTGCGGTAAAGGCCTATATCCTTGATGCGAAGCCTGACCTCGTCATCAACGCCGCCGCATACACCGACGTTGACGGCTGCGAGGACGACCCCGGGAGGGCTTTTGCCGTCAACGGCGACGCGCCGGGATACATCGCCGCAGCATGTCATGAGGTGGGCGCCAGGCTGATCCACTACAGCACCGATTACGTCTTTGACGGCTCAAAGACGGAGTACGTCGAGTCCGACGAACCAAGACCCATCAACGTCTACGGTGCATCAAAACTCCTCGGAGAACAGAATATCGCACGGGAGATGGACAACTACCTTATCATCCGGACCTCCTGGCTCTTCGGCCGGCACGGGAAGAACTTCGTCGAGACGATCCGGCACCTCTCGCGGACGAACGAGACCATCCGGGTGGTGACCGACCAGGTGGGTAAGCCTACCTACACGATGGACCTGGCCCGGAAGACGGCCGAGATCGCCGAGTGCCCGCCCGGGATCTACCATGTGACGAACGACGGCGTCTGCTCGTGGTATGAGTTTGCCCGGGCCTTCGCCCCGAACGTCGTCCCCTGCTCCAGCGACGAGTTCCCGCGAAAGGCGAAACGCCCCGCATACTCGGTGCTCGTGAACACAAAAACGAGCCCCCTGCGCCACTGGAAAGAGGCGCTGGAAGAATACCTGAACACTACGGTGAATGTCCCATGA
- a CDS encoding sugar phosphate nucleotidyltransferase, translated as MKGIILAGGTGSRLYPLTKVTNKHLLPVYDKPMIYYPINTLISAGIKDIMIVSGRGHVGHFLELLGSGKEFGVRFAYEIQEGAGGIAEALWLAEEWAGPENVTVILGDNIFQDNIRKDVESFESGAKIFLKDVPDAHRFGVAEVKGNKVLGIEEKPKAPKSNLAVTGLYLYDAGVFDIIKTLKPSGRGELEITDVNNAYIRRGAMEFSVLEGFWSDAGTFESLLRASVMVQRYGICRGDARVSGSGIDRPCEIFKAGKIN; from the coding sequence ATGAAAGGCATCATACTTGCAGGCGGGACAGGCTCCCGCCTCTACCCCTTAACGAAGGTAACAAACAAACACCTCCTCCCGGTCTACGACAAGCCGATGATCTACTACCCAATCAATACGCTCATCTCCGCCGGGATCAAGGATATCATGATAGTCTCAGGGCGTGGCCACGTTGGCCATTTCCTGGAGTTGCTGGGCTCGGGAAAGGAGTTTGGTGTCCGGTTTGCCTACGAGATCCAGGAGGGCGCCGGCGGGATCGCCGAGGCACTCTGGCTGGCAGAGGAGTGGGCCGGGCCGGAGAACGTCACGGTGATCCTCGGTGACAACATCTTCCAGGACAACATCAGGAAGGATGTTGAGTCATTCGAGTCCGGGGCGAAGATCTTCTTAAAAGATGTCCCTGACGCTCACCGGTTCGGGGTCGCCGAGGTGAAGGGGAATAAGGTGCTCGGGATCGAGGAGAAGCCGAAGGCCCCGAAGTCGAACCTCGCGGTGACCGGGCTCTATCTCTACGACGCCGGGGTCTTTGATATTATTAAGACACTCAAACCGTCCGGGCGGGGCGAACTCGAGATCACGGATGTGAACAACGCCTACATCCGGCGGGGCGCGATGGAGTTCTCGGTGCTGGAAGGGTTCTGGAGCGATGCCGGGACGTTTGAGAGTTTGTTGCGGGCGAGTGTGATGGTGCAGAGATATGGTATCTGTCGGGGAGATGCCCGGGTATCCGGGTCGGGAATTGACCGCCCCTGCGAGATCTTTAAGGCAGGTAAAATCAACTGA